A window from Felis catus isolate Fca126 chromosome B1, F.catus_Fca126_mat1.0, whole genome shotgun sequence encodes these proteins:
- the SOD3 gene encoding extracellular superoxide dismutase [Cu-Zn], with the protein MLAPALLCAYLLLAARASRAWSDPDPEEPGSSTAAQIRDMHEKVTAIWQEMTQRQAAGDRPDAALHAACRVQPSATLDAAQPRVSGLVLFRQQVPGARLEAFFDLEGFPAEPNNSSRAIHVHQFGDLSQGCDSTGAHYNPRAVPHPQHPGDFGNFAVRDGRLWKYRGGLAASLFGPHSIVGRAVVVHAGEDDLGRGGNAASVENGNAGPRLACCVVGVCGPLPWARQAQEHAERRKRRRDSECKAV; encoded by the coding sequence ATGCTGGCGCCGGCGCTGCTGTGTGCCTACCTGCTGCTGGCGGCCCGCGCCTCGCGCGCCTGGTCCGACCCGGACCCGGAGGAGCCCGGCTCCAGCACGGCGGCGCAGATCCGCGACATGCACGAGAAAGTGACGGCGATCTGGCAGGAGATGACGCAGCGGCAGGCGGCGGGCGACCGCCCGGACGCCGCGCTCCACGCCGCCTGCCGGGTGCAGCCGTCGGCCACGCTGGACGCGGCGCAGCCCCGGGTGAGCGGCCTCGTGCTCTTCCGGCAGCAGGTGCCCGGCGCCCGGCTCGAGGCCTTCTTCGACCTGGAGGGCTTCCCGGCCGAGCCCAACAACTCCAGCCGCGCCATCCACGTGCACCAGTTCGGGGACCTGAGCCAGGGCTGCGACTCCACCGGCGCGCACTACAACCCGCGGGCCGTGCCGCACCCGCAGCACCCGGGCGACTTCGGCAACTTCGCCGTGCGCGACGGCCGCCTCTGGAAGTACCGCGGCGGCCTGGCCGCCTCGCTCTTCGGCCCGCACTCGATCGTGGGCCGCGCCGTGGTGGTCCACGCGGGCGAGGACGACCTGGGCCGCGGCGGCAACGCGGCCAGCGTGGAGAACGGCAACGCGGGGCCCCGGCTCGCCTGCTGCGTGGTGGGCGTGTGCGGGCCGCTGCCCTGGGCGCGCCAGGCGCAGGAGCACGCCGAGCGCCGAAAGCGGCGGCGGGACAGCGAGTGCAAGGCCGTCTga